One genomic window of Cydia splendana chromosome 16, ilCydSple1.2, whole genome shotgun sequence includes the following:
- the LOC134798268 gene encoding GPI ethanolamine phosphate transferase 2, translating into MLSWVQHRWTGLCLLVMGLGALMLFMFGFFPLKYHSGNLAHINNLPNFIGGVSIDGQEVYNSGENTVVLMVIDGLRYDFVTEEYMPYTGQLLKNKSACIYVSVAEPPTVTMPRIKSPELKKERAQWRRTINFWRDIFAMMTGSVSTFADVALNFGAPAVRGDSVLRVAAERGRRSVMYGDDTWLRLFPGLWAESDGTTSFYVTDYTEVDNNVTRHLDKVLTPDDKKKPTFDFLVLHYLGLDHIGHLEGARSPKIKPKLQEMDDVVKKIFEAMQKWDRPGTLFVCGDHGMRDAGGHGGSTPAEVLVPLVMARTDPYQCPHPDSHGPTVAQVDLAPTIAWLLNAPPPGDSTGRILPGLLPAGILQRLYLLHITARHNADQCAGKAATETEFYKQFERAEKQFAHYLATGEKSAAKIAKEFYEDSLEKMAEYLTEATVGFDLFAIGVGIVLLYCIAVSLVCITLYSFQPETSRKHSVHRLHATSTWGSIIAFISVLAITNSILVLSCYITETKTQFCSMRGIWLAIFLLVSCVLSMSYWIIKTSIEKIKDLSLLRDLNAIDYLLIIGTLFHSWSFFGTSFIEEEHMTWYFFWNTLMFFILVRTVAVVVIYLSRKLSGATEVQEKPELEQRMSAVGIGIVPKWVLLIALHRYLRTMNQTGDRWLFLPDTADWLKAPENAFYLQAHLVIGTVATLGICLYNLRHTNNLGHLHTIFTTAAALCIFCYRIATESLDSPFEDIKSWDTVHIVNVFWVILIAQFVFEFLTYVGVFKNCGVNPATRNTVSSNRFDYNKSKAKTEDYFYEPMIEEPWNLEEVKLNLARSMSHLMLNDLMLIIALLMRPHNVIMVPSVYITCVLTSKCMDHKLLDSRSGRNTEVVDILSRTLVHVWIGCLFFFYQGNSNSLASVDLGSGYVGLRSYCAVRVALRMGVHAYAGPALAGAALYCQLAAEASSWRQYLQTVWRATNIFALQRVYSVAVYCVVATVFRHHLFVWTVFSPKLLYDFVAMTFTIQALVTIAEIIGLTHLTSWIAQAFVSKSRL; encoded by the exons ATGCTGTCGTGGGTACAACACCGATGGACCGGCCTTTGCCTGCTAGTGATGGGCCTGGGGGCTCTGATGTTGTTTATGTTCGGTTTCTTCCCGCTGAAGTATCATTCGGGAAATTTGGCGCATATAAATAATTTGCCGAACTTTATTGGTGGAGTCAG TATTGACGGGCAAGAAGTATACAACTCGGGGGAGAACACAGTGGTCCTCATGGTCATAGACGGGCTCCGCTATGACTTTGTCACAGAAGAGTACATGCCGTACACTGGACAGCTTCTGAAGAACAAATCTGCGTGTATATATGTATCTGTAGCAGAGCCGCCTACAGTCACAATGCCCAGGATTAAG TCTCCAGAACTTAAGAAGGAAAGGGCACAGTGGAGGCGCACAATAAACTTCTGGCGGGATATATTC GCCATGATGACAGGCAGTGTATCGACTTTCGCCGACGTGGCGTTGAACTTCGGCGCGCCGGCCGTCCGCGGCGACAGCGTGTTGCGCGTGGCGGCCGAGAGAGGGCGCCGCTCCGTTATGTACGGAGATGACACTTGGCTTAGACTGTTCCCTGGACTTTGGGCTGAATCTGATGGGACCACGTCTTTCTATGTTACGGATTATACTGAG GTAGACAACAACGTCACCCGGCACTTGGACAAAGTGCTGACACCCGACGACAAGAAGAAGCCAACGTTCGACTTCCTAGTGCTCCACTACTTAGGTCTAGACCATATTGGACACCTAGAGGGCGCTAGGAGCCCTAAGATAAAGCCGAAGCTGCAGGAAATGGACGATGTCGTTAAGAAGATCTTTGAGGCTATGCAGAAATGG GACCGGCCAGGCACGTTATTCGTGTGCGGCGACCACGGCATGCGAGACGCGGGCGGACACGGCGGCTCCACGCCCGCCGAGGTGCTGGTGCCGTTGGTCATGGCACGCACAGACCCTTACCAGTGCCCGCACCC TGACAGCCACGGTCCGACAGTGGCCCAAGTGGACCTAGCACCGACTATAGCGTGGCTGCTGAACGCGCCCCCTCCCGGCGACAGCACGGGCCGGATCCTGCCCGGCCTGCTGCCGGCCGGCATCCTGCAGCGCCTCTACCTGCTGCACATCACCGCGCGGCACAACGCCGACCAGTGCGCCGGCAAGGCTGCCACTGAGACAG AATTCTACAAACAATTCGAACGCGCCGAGAAACAGTTCGCGCACTACCTCGCCACAGGGGAGAAAAGTGCGGCCAAGATCGCCAAGGAATTCTACGAGGACTCTTTGGAAAAGATGGCCGAGTACCTTACAGAGGCCACTGTTGGGTTCGACTTGTTCGCTATAGGAGTGGGCATCGTTCTACTTTATTGT ATCGCAGTATCCCTCGTCTGCATAACCCTGTACTCCTTCCAACCAGAAACCTCCCGCAAGCACAGCGTTCACCGCCTCCACGCCACCTCCACATGGGGCTCAATAATCGCCTTCATCAGCGTCTTGGCCATCACCAACAGCATCCTAGTTCTCTCCTGCTATATCACTGAAACAAAAACGCAATTCTGTTCCATGCGAGGCATCTGGCTCGCGATTTTTCTGCTAGTCTCTTGTGTTTTATCCATGTCGTATTGGATCATCAAAACGAGCATAGAGAAGATTAAAGACTTGTCTTTGTTGCGAGACTTGAACGCCATAGATTATCTACTAATTATTGGTACCCTGTTCCATTCGTGGTCGTTTTTCGGGACTAGTTTTATAGAGGAAGAGCATATGACGTGGTATTTCTTCTGGAACACATTAATGTTCTTCATATTAGTGCGGACGGTTGCGGTGGTTGTTATATACTTGTCGAGAAAACTGAGCGGTGCTACGGAGGTGCAGGAAAAACCTGAGTTGGAGCAGAGGATGAGTGCGGTCGGGATTGGGATCGTGCCGAAATGGGTGCTGCTTATTGCTTTACACAG GTATTTAAGAACAATGAATCAGACTGGAGACCGCTGGCTGTTCCTTCCGGATACAGCGGACTGGTTAAAGGCACCCGAAAATGCCTTCTATCTCCAAGCACATCTAGTCATTG GAACCGTGGCAACTTTAGGAATATGCCTCTACAACCTCCGGCACACCAACAACCTCGGTCACCTCCACACAATCTTCACAACTGCCGCCGCCTTATGCATATTCTGCTACCGCATAGCCACCGAGTCTCTTGACTCGCCCTTCGAAGACATTAAATCCTGGGACACGGTCCACATAGTCAATGTTTTCTGGGTTATATTAATCGCACAGTTCGTATTCGAATTCCTAACCTACGTCGGTGTATTCAAAAATTGCGGCGTCAATCCAGCCACCCGTAACACTGTAAGCAGTAACCGATTCGACTATAATAAATCCAAAGCGAAAACCGAGGACTATTTCTACGAACCCATGATAGAAGAGCCGTGGAACTTAGAAGAAGTAAAGCTGAATCTCGCTCGTTCGATGTCACACCTTATGCTGAACGACTTAATGTTGATAATCGCTCTGCTGATGCGGCCGCATAATGTGATAATGGTGCCGAGTGTGTATATAACTTGTGTGTTGACGTCAAAGTGTATGGACCATAAGTTGCTGGATTCGAGATCGGGGAGGAATACGGAGGTGGTGGATATATTGAGCCGGACGCTGGTTCACGTTTGGATTGGCTGCCTTTTCTTCTTTTACCAG GGTAACTCGAACAGCCTAGCGTCAGTAGACCTAGGGTCCGGCTACGTGGGGCTGCGCTCGTACTGCGCGGTGCGCGTGGCGCTGCGCATGGGCGTCCACGCCTACGCCGGGCCGGCGCTCGCCGGCGCCGCGCTCTACTGCCAGCTGGCGGCCGAGGCCAGCAGCTGGAGGCA ATACCTCCAAACAGTATGGCGAGCGACCAACATATTCGCCCTCCAACGAGTATACTCCGTAGCCGTATACTGCGTAGTAGCCACCGTCTTCCGACACCATCTATTCGTATGGACGGTCTTCTCGCCAAAGCTGCTTTATGACTTCGTGGCCATGACGTTCACTATACAAGCTTTAGTTACCATAGCCGAGATAATAGGTCTAACGCACCTAACTAGTTGGATAGCGCAAGCGTTTGTGAGTAAGTCGAGACTGTGA